ATGGATAGCTAAGTTATGAGTCTTACATGTACATCAGACAAAATGATCTCCAATGTTTCTCCTGAAAGTTTGGTGTAATGCTTCCAGGTATGGAGCACCTTAACTTCAACACGCCATTCGGACTTGTATGGTAGGATGGCAGCCAAAGGCGTGAGTTCCATGCTTAAAGGTAACTGCTGAATTAGATTAAGTTTGTAAACTCAGATTTTAGGAAGCGTGTTAAGAGTAGATGGTAggaacaatatttataaaagaggGATGGCGATGGAAATGATTAGGGAGAAggataaaatattgttttttagttaaaaaaattgttgcAAAATATGAAGGCATATTTTACGGGATTAAAGAGTTAGATATCAAAATTTTCGAAATTCAGTTTAGATATATTGTTGTTCGCATcaagttttaattttagtattttttaattaaacaataactttatTCTAAATGGTGGCTCCTGGTGGTTACAATCCTCATTGGGTGTGATTGGTAGTGGCTGTGAGTGCTCTCTACAGCCTCATTTCTTTCTAGAGCACTAAATCTACACCAAtcttgatttctatttttttttaagttcacaGCCTTTTTATAAAATCCACAGCACTTCTTTGAAATTATGTCTTTACAATTTCTCTGCAGAGACAAAAACCTACAGCCTATATTtaaagacttttaaaaattaaaaatctaaagcCAAAGCAATAAAAACCACAGCAATATTTCTACAGTCAAAAAATGAAATCACAGCAGTTACCAATCAACCCCAATTGTGTAGTGGTTACATTTAAATTTCGTTTAAAAAATAAAGGCCCAACTGATTATTAAGCAAAAGGAAGGCGCAGCAGATTATTAAGGGAGAATACGTGATATAAATGAAGGGTGGTTACTGGTTACATCGCTTTATTATAAATTGATGCAGTTATACAAAAACGTAAAAAATTTAAGTTGAACCCAATTAATATCAATTGGTCATACAggagttttaatagaatagatgccAAAATGAACGAATTTGCTGATCTTATGTCACATCAAGTAGCTCAATTTAGCTAAGTTATTAAATAATCGTatacttaattatattatgaataAAATGAATTAGTTTGTGAACTTATCccaaataaatattgtagaaCTCAAAAGATTGATAATGAAACATTTTCtctttaatttgaaatttatcaTTTAAGCTAAAgattaaataattgaaaataagATTATTGTCATGGATGCTAAACTACCTCCACCGGAATCTTCTAATTTGGTTTGAAACCAATATTTGATAATATGAGTTAAAACGTAAACCATGCGTCTGTTGTCGGATGGCACAAAGCGTTTCGTGGATCTTTAAGATACCCGAAATCTGCTGCTAATTCAGATAAACACGGTGTGTGGTCACCAGGACTTTTCATATTATCTTTCTGGGAAAGatttaccctttttttttttgaattaaagcGTAAATCACTCTTTTCACACAGAAACCTAAAATACTGAAAAACGAAAACTTAATTTCCTTTGAAAAGAGTCTTGTCGACCAAATAATTAAGTTATCTTGGTGCTGAATTTTCTTGCTCGTTCTGTTTTACGTGTTTGTTCCCATCGTTTCTGttgattaattataatgaaGATATTAGCAAattcaaataaagaaaaaaagaaacgagGAGAGAAAGTATTTAAGTTTAAAAGATGTAAGATCATGTGATCATAATTAACATGGAGGATCACAAGATGTAGCTGCAGTGGCGGAGCCACATTGTATGAAAGGGGGGCATTTGCCCCCAACAACTTTTTAAAATTCCATGTAAATTACTGAATAAATTTAATATGCCcccattgttttgatcaaatatACGTTTGATCCATTGACTAATTTTACTCGTGTCCccaacaaaaaaattatctgCCTCCGCCCCTGTGTAGCTGTTGATGCAACTCATAAAAGCAAAAGACGGTTTGTCGGATAGCGAATAAGAAAGAATATAGCTTGATACATTTAAAAGAGAGAATCATATATAAAAGTGAGCAATGTATTCAAGGCATAACTTGTTTATTGATATTGAGAAAACATAGTTTAGAGAGAAAACGAGTAAGGTTCTTCTACGGGGCTTTTCGAGTGTTCTTGTTTTTGTAAAATTCTTACGAGTTGATTCCATGAAGAGGATCCTGACAAACATAAAGCCTGAACTGTTTAAATTTTGTGTATGCGCTTCGGTATTTATATTTCTAGTAGTCTAGCATTTTCTCTATTTCTAATGAGTTAAGTCCAAAtcatctcaaaaaaaaaagtccatCACCTCTTTCTCAAAGTTTTTAATATCTCTGGTGTCTACTGAAAGCTTGAGAACGGTCACAAAAACGTCTTTCGACTGCAGGTTTTATCATAGTTTCGTTTCACACTTCCTCACTCTACACTGTTCCATTCTATACGCACTACATCGTTTGTGTCTATCTTTATCTTCACATCTAAATAGTATATCGTCAACTTGGCTTTAACTGGATTTTTATAGTATAAATCACCTACACGAATCATGCAATCACGTGTTTGGTGACATAAAAGTTACTAACTCATGCAAATCTTCGTTGTTAGTTTCAACTATTCTAGATAAGATCGAGAGGAATAATGAAATGACACAAGCGAAGCGATGACGCAGGTGGCAAAAAGGTAGTTTTGGCATGTAGTGCATTTAAATAGGTCTGTTTAGGGAGATTGATTAGTTATTCGGTATGGGTCGTAGCTTAGGTTCGGTCCCGACATGTCTCGTGTCTGTTACTATTaagtattatttttgttttaaaggctTTTATTTTGTGTGCGCAATATCTACATGTCAGAAAAAATAATTTGGTGTCGataaacaaatgaaaataattaagTCTTTTGAGGGtctatttttgaaaacattggGATCACATAAAGCAATATTGACTCATTTTTCATAAATGAATATAGTTCCTAACTTTGTAAATATGGAAATGTATAGACTTTCAATTCTCTTATTTTAGTTAATGTTGTTTTCTTATATCACATCTTAAAGTTAGggtgtttttatttaataactGATTGGAACTGTACGGttgtataaataattaatatcgcTTCAAATTTTGTTTGCAACTTAATATATacactattatttgagaaataaatttgatttgtcatcttcttcataattttagatttattcaatagtttttattaatattttattatatattttaataataaacagttttggaaacataataattacaatatatcatctatacaaatatttgatattatattattattattattattatatatataaatttattaggtGAGTCAAtgattttaatagataatttaataatatttataaaagataataaaacacctagttgtatatattttaaaatgtttgaagtacataaatataattaactatatatagATAAAATAAGCTGATATATATACGTAATAATCTATATATGACCTATGCTATTCtaatgttcaattttttttataaccaatATCCACACAATTAATTTACGAAACTACCTTTAAAATGTTTGAAgtacacaaaatataattaactatatatagatataataaGCTGATATATATacgtaataatttttatatgacCTATGCTATCTAATGTTCAATTTTCTATGTCTGGCTACTCCCCAGGAGGCTCATTGAGTGTTGATTCCTTCATTAAACCTGCAAaataagaaagaagaaaagtaataagaatatgaagaagaaagagcaGAGGAAGCTGAAGTAAGCCAACTACAATGAGGAGGAACGCGCAAGAAGTAAAAGATAAAGACTAGATTAGTATAACAAGGAGTTATAGATTAATAAGAGTTGTTAGCACTGGTTTGGTTTAACTAAGTTAAGTTGTTTAGTCATAGTGGTTAAAGAGTTGCTGATTGTGTAAGATTAGTTGATTAACTAGTCAAGGACGTAGAGGTATGGATTAGGAGAAGATGTGCAAGGAAGCATAAGTGTAGAAGAAAATACAGTTTCGTGTTGGTCCCAGAAGTCTTGACTAAAAGAAAGCATTAGTTAAATATTCTTTGCAGCTAAAGTTGATAATCAGTGTCTTCAAGTCTAGAAGACCGTCTCATGATGCATTGGTTGTCCGGTTCCTTGAATCACAAGTAATGACTCCTTGTCCTAGCGACTTTTATTTATGTTCCCTTAAAGCAAGAAACAGTCTTACTGAAGCTCAATTTGAATACCATCAATCTCGACAGAACTGCATCCAGGAAACTTTGTGATTCCCAAATCTTTCATTTTCCTTCTCACACTCGTCACATCTTCCCATTTATTGGCAGATGCATACACACTCGCAAGCATAGTGTGTGCACTTGAATCACTAACTTCCACTTTCTCGAGCTTCTCCGCTACCCGTTCAGCTAACTCTAAATGCCCATAGTTCCGAGCAGCGCTTAGCAGAGAACAGTACAAAGGAACTAGACTTTCATCGCTTTCATTTCTCATCTCATCTATCACTTCCTCTGCTTCTTCTAACAAGCCAGCTCTGGACAGTAGGTCAATCAGACAGCTGTAATGCTCTGCTTTAGGCTGTATCTTATGTACTTTGGTCATCGAGTAAAAAACCCTACGTCCTTCTTCTACAAATCCACAGTGATTACAAGCTGTTAAAACCGCTACAAAGGTTATATCATCCAACCTGACACCAACGCTCTCCATCTCGTAATACAAGTCCATCGCTCTCCCTGACATCCCGTTCATGGTAAGGCCGTAGATAAGCGATGTCCAAGAAGCAGTGTCTCTCTCCTTCGTCTCATAGAAAACCTCCAGAGCTGACTCTATGCACCCACATTTTGCGTACATGTCCACAAGAGCAGTACCAACTACTCTATCCACCGTAACTCTGTTCTCATCTATGTACCCATGGATCCACTTCCCTTGCTCTAGTGCCCCCGTTTGCGCACAGCCTTTCAAGAGAGAGACTAGCACGAAGTTATCAGGCCTATTACCATCGGTTTGCATGCACCTGAACAGTTCCAACGCCTCGTCAAACCGGTTAAACTGTACATACCCATTCATCATAGCTGTCCACAAAACAACATCTTTCACGGGACTTCTCTCAAACAACTCTCTACCCTCGTCAATCCTACCGTTACCAACATACCCAGTAACCAAGCTAGTCCAACAGTTGACATTTCTGTTTCTCATCGAGTCGAAAACCGCTCTAGCCTTATCGAGACACCCGCATTTACAGAACATATCCACCAACGCGTTCCCAATCTTAACACTCATTTCAAACTCTGTGACAACAACATAGCTGTGGATACCTTCACCGACCTCCAGATTCTTCAAAGCAGAACAAGCTGAGAGAGTGCTCACAATCGTACTTTCATCAGGCTTCAAGTTACTCTCTTTACTCATCCGTTTGAAAACAGTAATGGCGTCATCAAAGCTCCCGTGTCCAGCGTAACTAGAAATCAACCCGTTCCAAGAAACAACATCTCGTTCAGGCGTTTCGTCGAACAGTTTATGAGTGATCTCCATCTTACCCAGTGCAGCGTACATTCCCATGAGTGAATTACATACGTAAGAATCGAACTTAAGCCCAGCTTTCACAGCGTAGCCATGGAGTTTCTCACCTTCTGTAACATTCCTCAAACGTCCGATTGATTTCAGAACAACGGGTAAGGTGAAATTATCCGGAGACGAGCCTCGTCCTCGCAATTCACCGAACAAAGCCAAAACTTTCGTGAAGCTTTTGGTCTCGGCTGAAGATGATGGGGCTTGTaccgaacccatttcacgttaGAGCTTCAGACACAACTGAGAGAAAGATTATAGTCTACTTTAATGATTTGTTTGATGGGTCCGTCCTCTGTTTCTGTAATTTAAAAAGGGAAAGTTGTCAACTTTGTAGGAAACTGACCTTCTTCTGCGTATTATACCCTTTGTTACCGAAACCCAGAAACAGAGTCTTAAGTTTGTAAACTTGATTCGGTATCATGTTCAGTGTGAATATTACTGAGGACCCATCAAACACTGCGTGGAGAAAACGACTCAACTTATGATGATTACATATAAGAAGgaagaaaaacatatatgatatatcttACACAGATCATATTTACTCGTGGAAACATCAAACATATCTTTATGTGTACACTGTTTATGCTAAAGAAAGAGATCATGTTTGCCTCCACTATTTTGCTTGCAGGAGCTTTCCCTTGTTTCTCCACGTATGCAGACTGCTTTGCCCTTGTATTCTCCTTCCGACCAGCCTGTCCCAGCCACCTGATCTTTGTTTTATTAAACACCAACAAGATTGTTGGATCGAGgactttctctgttttgaattGTTTAAAGGGAAGATGTACTCTTCTTGTGGACTAGAAGACTTGGTTTCGTTCTTGGAATTGAGTTTGGTTACTTCTTGGTGACTACACTCGGTGTCCTCTATGTGAATAGATTTGATCTCTCCCCTGTGGTTGGAATTGGTTTCTTCTTGGGGATGAGATACAGCAtcctctaaatatagaggtaGTGACTTTGGTGATGATTCTGTAGCTTCTTCCTCAGCAACCATCTGAACAAGAGGACAACCAGATCAAGTGACTATCTTTCTATGTAGTCATCATCAGAAGTTTATCATAGAGAGACTTACTGACCTTGGAATGTAACTgatcgaggatatcaagagCATTACGATGATATGATCTCTCAGCTTCAACCTGCGTTGGTAAATATCATTTCATATCCAATCCAGGGACCGGTAGCTAACCATGAGCTGCGCTGAGATATGATTCAAATATAGGTTACCAGAGTACGGAGGCGCTGATAAGATTCGTTCTGCTGCTGACTGTCGACTTCTAACATGGCCCTTAGTAGCTTCTTTGCCAAGAGTTTCTTGGCAAATCGGCCGATTCATACAGAGTGTCGCGTTATCGATCAGTACATACACTTGGTACATATTGATTCGGTGTTTATAGAAGATATTACATggctttttatattttatattttaaataattagtaattaatattttttttgttatcaatcTATACatgactcatactgactctgtgaaccaaaccgGGAGATCTGCATCAATGTGAACGATGAAAGACGGTTGCTTTCTAATACTGCATGCTAGGCTATCTGCCCTTGAAtttgcgtccttggtacatagatgattTATGATTGGAGGAAACTTTCTTTCAGAAtcttaatatcttccaaataacttgcaaaagctggccattcttctagttccgaaaccatcttcaccaattgagaacaatccattgcaaacgtaacctgaaactgacGTAAGTTCCTCATACATTCTATTGCCTAAAGTAGCGCTTTTGTCTCCgcatgaagaagagagagactagTCCATTCCTTGTCCCCATCAAGCTATCAAATCTTTCTAGAGTGCTGAGCCAACCTTGTCCGAAGAAAATAATtagtaattaataaaaacataattttataaaaggaGGTTGGGGAGACTCGATTCTAGGTCTGACCAATAATACATCAGATCCTTTAGCAACTATGCCAAACAAAAATTTGTTGATTGTATTCTCTCTTGTTTGGTATTATAaataccaaatattttttttcaaatatttacatcttcttcttcccattTTTGTCTCATCATCCaaagaaactaaataaattatcaaaggGTCCTTCTATCCCTTGTTTTatagataataataaaaataaaatatttttttaataattttaaattatatgtttagaaatttgaactttttctaatttttatcaaaaagaagttttattcgAAATtcctttttcattatttttttgaaactcaaaaccactttttgaaactattttttaaattatattttaaatttttaatattatttttaaacacaaTAATAATCATTAagttaattaaacataattacTTATTATATACTTTGTGGAACtaattctaaataattaaaaactcatAACAAGGAATATGAGCATATTTAGATGACGTAGGGATTCTGATTACAAGATTATTGATTGTACAATCTATTGTGTCTTATTTAtatctaatgtattttattcagatatttcattttcatgtgTATGTTGTCACTGtctaaacaaaaagaaaaagaaaatcagaATCCATAGATCATCTAAATATGTTCATATCTAAATATGGTCATATTCCTTGTTATGAgcttttaattatttagaattagttccacaaaatatataaattaagtaATTGTGTGTAATTAACTTAATGATTATtattgtgtttaaaaaataatattaaaattttaaattataaattctgaaaaatagtttcaaaaagcatttttgaatttaaaaaaaaatcaaaaaaaaatttcaaaaaaaatcgataaaataaattagaaaaattagaatttgaaaacatataatttgaaaatatttaaaaaaattattttatttttattatctataaAGCAAGGGGAACAtgacttttttattatttagtttgttaGGATAATGAGACATAaatgggaagaagaagatgcaaatatttgaaaacaaaatatttgttagGTATAATAAGAAACAATAGAGAATACAATCAACGAATTTTGTTTGGCCTAGCGGCTAAAGGATCCAATGTAATATTAACGAGACCCGGTTCGATTCCCCTCTACctccttttaaaatttatgtaatcAAATATGTAACGGACAGCTCAAATTccgttatttttttattaagataattgttcaatttatataaaaatcgaattgtATTAGTTGGTATATGAAATTTGAGTATATTATGtgttgatgtatgttttagcATAAGGTGTGAGTGTATGTAATGATCGGGACCGTGGCACTCTGTTGATGTATGAATTGGCTGATTTCTCTATGTTTCTTCAGAAACATCATATTCCTTCAACTTTGATCTCCTCCTCGATACATCAGTCGCCTGTTCAAAGATAAACTTTTCATTTCTCCACAAATGCTAAGAGAAGTTCAAAAATGACTTTATCTTCGCTTCAACTTCTTGTCTCAGCTTGACGTAGTGATTCACTAAATGCCTAACGTCCTCCAAAGGCGCACTATATATCATTGTGTGAATTGGCTCACAAACCTAAAAAAAGAGAAATCTGAAACTATAGATCCTTAACTCCTTACTTCACTTGCAACCGTCGTACAAGAAAACGTAACGACATGGAATGAATTTTAGTTGTGGAGAAAGTTGAAGCTTGCTCCTTCGGTTCAACACTTTTATGACTGCTCTTATATTGAATTTATACTTTCTCCATATTACAGTATTCCATGTTTCAGAGAATATTTGATAGTTACATTTTATTTGGGCATTTTTTCTTAATAGTTCTTTTTAACTTTCTGTCTCTAAAATAGACTCTGAAACTGAAAGTCAACTAAATAACCTTTATTAAGTGATCAAAAGTCTACAATAGCCTTCTTTTAATTGTAATTagataaaacaattaataaattgCAACCACGAAAAATAAGCGAGGACAACGGACTCTTGAAGTCATCTTCGACGACGAACTCCGGCGACGAACGAAACTATGATTCTCACTGTCGACGAAGCGAGTTGTGTGAATCGGTACGTTTTAATCGTTTTTATCAATGGTTTACGAAGAAACTCTCAATTTTATTTAGGGGTTTTAAATTGAGATTTGGAATTTTGTGTTGTTGTTCTTCGGATGATACATTTCAGcttgttttgttgtttgaaTCGTACATGGATAGCAAAATCAGAGTTATAAAGAAAGAATTTCAGGAAATTTCCTTCACATATAACTTTGGCTTAAGAAGTAAGAAGTAAGACGAGCTCGTGACTTTACTTTTTCTTAAGCAATTTGAATGTTTGATATTCCTATTTACTCTCTGATCAAAGAACCCTGTGTGAAGATTGTTGGAGTTGGTCTCTTTGTTGTATTTTCCTTTTTCACCTGAATGGTAATGTAACAATGTCAAAGTGTGATTGCAGGTCTCTGATGCTTTCAACAACAACCATTCTAATACTGACACCGATAACGCTGGTGATAAGAAGCTTAGTGAAGCTTGCAGGCACATCAAACACATAGGTATCAACCGTTAACGGTATGTTGTACATAAGTTGTTTTGTGATGGGTTTTGGAGCCATACCAAACATCCTAtggatttttaaaaagttatcgGATTTC
This region of Brassica napus cultivar Da-Ae chromosome C5, Da-Ae, whole genome shotgun sequence genomic DNA includes:
- the LOC106366407 gene encoding pentatricopeptide repeat-containing protein At1g31430-like is translated as MGSVQAPSSSAETKSFTKVLALFGELRGRGSSPDNFTLPVVLKSIGRLRNVTEGEKLHGYAVKAGLKFDSYVCNSLMGMYAALGKMEITHKLFDETPERDVVSWNGLISSYAGHGSFDDAITVFKRMSKESNLKPDESTIVSTLSACSALKNLEVGEGIHSYVVVTEFEMSVKIGNALVDMFCKCGCLDKARAVFDSMRNRNVNCWTSLVTGYVGNGRIDEGRELFERSPVKDVVLWTAMMNGYVQFNRFDEALELFRCMQTDGNRPDNFVLVSLLKGCAQTGALEQGKWIHGYIDENRVTVDRVVGTALVDMYAKCGCIESALEVFYETKERDTASWTSLIYGLTMNGMSGRAMDLYYEMESVGVRLDDITFVAVLTACNHCGFVEEGRRVFYSMTKVHKIQPKAEHYSCLIDLLSRAGLLEEAEEVIDEMRNESDESLVPLYCSLLSAARNYGHLELAERVAEKLEKVEVSDSSAHTMLASVYASANKWEDVTSVRRKMKDLGITKFPGCSSVEIDGIQIELQ
- the LOC106454200 gene encoding SH3 domain-containing protein 1: MLEVDSQQQNESYQRLRTLVEAERSYHRNALDILDQLHSKMVAEEEATESSPKSLPLYLEDAVSHPQEETNSNHRGEIKSIHIEDTECSHQEVTKLNSKNETKSSSPQEEWLGQAGRKENTRAKQSAYVEKQGKAPASKIVEANMISFFSINSCLMGPQ